From a single Pseudomonas sp. A34-9 genomic region:
- a CDS encoding thiol:disulfide interchange protein DsbA/DsbL, with amino-acid sequence MRNLIISAALVAASLFGVTAQAAEAPAAPYVELANPVPVAEPGKIEVVELFWYGCPHCYAFEPVINPWVEKLPSDVNFVRIPAMFGGPWDAHGQMFLTLEAMGVEHKVHAAVFNAIQKEHKKLVTPEEMADFLATQGVDKDKFLATFNSFAIKGQIVKARELAKKYEITGVPTMIVNGKYRFDIGSAGGAEEALKLADQLVAKERAATKAAAN; translated from the coding sequence ATGCGTAATCTGATCATCAGCGCCGCCCTCGTCGCTGCCAGCCTGTTCGGCGTGACCGCTCAAGCCGCCGAAGCCCCTGCCGCACCTTATGTCGAATTGGCCAACCCGGTGCCGGTGGCAGAGCCTGGCAAGATCGAAGTGGTCGAGCTGTTCTGGTACGGCTGCCCGCACTGCTACGCCTTCGAGCCGGTGATCAACCCATGGGTTGAAAAACTGCCGTCCGACGTCAACTTCGTGCGCATCCCTGCCATGTTCGGCGGCCCTTGGGACGCTCACGGCCAGATGTTCCTGACCCTGGAAGCCATGGGTGTCGAGCACAAGGTTCACGCGGCGGTATTCAACGCGATCCAGAAAGAACACAAGAAGTTGGTCACCCCGGAAGAAATGGCTGACTTCCTCGCCACCCAAGGCGTCGACAAGGACAAGTTCCTTGCCACCTTCAACTCGTTCGCCATCAAGGGGCAGATCGTCAAAGCTCGCGAACTGGCCAAGAAGTATGAAATCACTGGCGTACCTACCATGATCGTCAACGGTAAATACCGCTTCGACATCGGCTCCGCCGGTGGTGCCGAAGAAGCCTTGAAACTGGCTGATCAACTGGTCGCCAAAGAGCGAGCGGCAACCAAGGCTGCTGCCAACTAA
- a CDS encoding c-type cytochrome, producing MNKLIVSLLLTVGISGFAHAAGDAAAGQAKAAVCGACHGPDGNSMAPNFPKLAGQGERYLTKQLHDIKSGKRTVLEMTGLLTNLSDQDLADIAAYFASQKGSVGAADPKLVARGEALFRGGNLAKGLPACTGCHSPNGAGNAAAGFPHLGGQHAQYITKQLTDFRKEEGGRTNDGDTMTMQTIAKRLSDEDIAAVASYIQGLH from the coding sequence ATGAACAAATTGATCGTGAGTCTGCTGTTGACCGTGGGAATTTCAGGCTTCGCCCATGCTGCCGGTGATGCCGCAGCGGGCCAGGCAAAAGCCGCTGTATGTGGAGCCTGCCATGGCCCGGACGGGAACAGCATGGCGCCAAACTTTCCGAAACTGGCCGGTCAAGGTGAACGCTACCTGACCAAGCAGTTGCACGATATCAAGTCAGGCAAGCGCACTGTACTGGAGATGACCGGATTGCTGACCAACCTGAGCGATCAGGACCTGGCCGACATCGCCGCCTACTTCGCCAGCCAGAAAGGCAGCGTTGGCGCCGCCGATCCTAAGCTCGTCGCGCGCGGTGAAGCCCTGTTCCGTGGCGGCAACCTGGCCAAGGGCCTGCCTGCCTGCACCGGTTGCCACTCGCCGAATGGCGCCGGCAACGCCGCTGCCGGCTTCCCGCACCTGGGTGGCCAACACGCTCAATACATCACCAAACAACTGACCGATTTCCGCAAGGAAGAAGGCGGCCGCACCAACGACGGCGACACCATGACCATGCAGACCATCGCCAAACGCCTGAGCGACGAAGACATCGCGGCAGTCGCAAGCTACATTCAAGGTCTGCACTAA
- a CDS encoding c-type cytochrome codes for MTKWLLAAGVLMPLYSAQATQDPEAVYNRVCGACHSGQLPMAPKRGDQEAWTPRLAKGMGTLVQHVTQGFKAMPPRGLCMDCSAEDYQAIILWMSE; via the coding sequence ATGACGAAATGGCTGCTGGCTGCCGGAGTCTTGATGCCGCTTTACAGCGCACAGGCTACACAGGATCCGGAAGCTGTGTACAACCGTGTTTGTGGTGCCTGTCATTCCGGCCAACTACCCATGGCGCCCAAAAGAGGCGATCAGGAAGCTTGGACGCCGAGGTTGGCGAAAGGTATGGGGACGCTGGTGCAACACGTGACCCAGGGTTTCAAGGCGATGCCGCCGCGTGGTTTGTGCATGGACTGCAGTGCCGAGGATTACCAAGCCATCATCCTGTGGATGAGCGAGTAA
- the yihA gene encoding ribosome biogenesis GTP-binding protein YihA/YsxC has protein sequence MQLKNPILGLCQQSTFMLSAAKVDQCPDDEGFEVAFAGRSNAGKSSALNTLTHASLARTSKTPGRTQLLNFFKLDEDRRLVDLPGYGYAKVPIPLKMHWQRHLEAYLGGRESLKGLILMMDIRHPMTDFDLLMLDWAVAAGMPMHILLTKADKLTYGAAKNTLLKVQSEIRKGWGDLVTIQLFSAPKRMGLEEAYTVLAGWMELADKGAEAAE, from the coding sequence ATGCAACTCAAGAATCCCATCCTCGGCCTGTGCCAACAGTCCACATTCATGCTCAGTGCCGCCAAAGTCGATCAATGCCCTGACGACGAAGGCTTCGAAGTGGCGTTCGCCGGGCGTTCCAACGCCGGTAAATCCAGCGCACTGAATACCCTGACTCACGCCAGCCTGGCGCGCACCTCGAAAACTCCGGGGCGCACACAGCTGTTGAACTTCTTCAAGCTAGACGAAGATCGCCGTCTGGTCGACCTGCCGGGCTACGGTTACGCAAAAGTACCGATCCCGCTGAAGATGCACTGGCAGCGTCACCTTGAGGCTTACCTCGGTGGCCGCGAGAGTTTGAAGGGGCTGATTCTGATGATGGACATCCGTCATCCAATGACCGACTTCGACCTGCTGATGCTCGACTGGGCGGTTGCCGCCGGCATGCCGATGCACATCCTGCTGACCAAGGCCGACAAACTGACCTACGGCGCAGCGAAGAACACCCTGCTCAAAGTGCAGTCGGAAATCCGCAAAGGTTGGGGTGATCTGGTCACCATCCAGCTCTTCTCCGCGCCAAAACGCATGGGCCTGGAAGAGGCCTACACTGTATTGGCCGGCTGGATGGAACTGGCAGACAAAGGCGCCGAGGCGGCTGAGTAA
- the polA gene encoding DNA polymerase I has protein sequence MSQAPLVLVDGSSYLYRAFHALPPLTTSKGLPTGAVKGVLNMLKSLRKQYPDSPFAVVFDAKGGTFRDEMYAEYKANRPSMPDDMRVQIEPLHQSVIALGFPLLCVEGVEADDVIGTLARSSAAADRPVVISTGDKDMAQLVDGHITLVNTMSGSSMDVEGVKEKFGVAPEQIIDYLALMGDSSDNIPGVPGIGPKTASGLLVGVNGGLTKLYANLDIVPTLPIRGAKTLPAKLEEHKEMAFLSYQLATIKVDVPLDIELDDLQMGAEDPAKLYELYSLLEFKSWINDLDRDAKRLELSAASEPAPAGDLFSAPAEEAPAAPAEAAYETILDQARFDVWLEKLNNAKLFAFDTETTGIDAQQAQLVGLSFAVQANEAAYIPLTHSYIGVPEQLDRDTVLRALKPILEDPSKLKVGQHAKFDMNILANCAIGGDQSQGINVRGIAFDTMLESYVLNSTATRHDMDSLAQKYLDHTTVSFQDIAGKGAKQLTFDQIALEQAGPYAAEDADITLRLHQTLFEKLSAIPSLASVLTDIEIPLVPVLARIERQGAFVDAELLGIQSIELGNKMVALEREAFEIAGEEFNLGSPKQLGVILYEKLGLPVLKKTAKGQPSTAEEVLAKLAEDDHRLPKVLMEHRSMSKLKSTYTDRLPEQINPRTGRIHTSYHQAVASTGRLSSSDPNLQNIPVRTAEGRRIRQAFVAPKGYKLLAADYSQIELRIMAHLSKDEGLMNAFRNNLDVHTATAAEVFKVELNEVTSDQRRGAKAINFGLIYGMGAQKLGKDIGVDTKTAKAYIDTYFARYPGVREYMDRTRAQAADQGYVETFFGRRLYLPEINSNKPQERAAAERTAINAPMQGTAADIIKKAMVAVDNWLATSGLDAKVILQVHDELVLEVREDLVEQVSAEIRLHMSEAAKLDVPLLVEVGVGNNWDEAH, from the coding sequence ATGAGCCAAGCCCCCCTCGTCCTGGTGGACGGTTCGTCTTACCTGTACCGCGCGTTTCACGCGCTGCCACCACTGACCACCTCCAAAGGCCTGCCGACCGGTGCGGTCAAAGGCGTGCTGAACATGCTCAAGAGTCTGCGCAAGCAGTACCCGGACAGTCCGTTCGCCGTGGTGTTCGACGCCAAGGGCGGGACATTTCGCGATGAGATGTACGCCGAATACAAAGCCAACCGCCCGAGCATGCCCGACGACATGCGCGTGCAGATCGAGCCGCTGCACCAGAGCGTGATCGCCCTCGGTTTCCCGCTGCTCTGCGTGGAAGGCGTCGAGGCCGACGACGTGATCGGCACCCTCGCCCGCAGCAGCGCGGCGGCGGATCGTCCGGTGGTCATCTCCACCGGCGACAAGGACATGGCGCAACTGGTCGACGGCCACATTACCTTGGTCAACACCATGTCCGGTAGTTCGATGGACGTGGAAGGCGTGAAGGAGAAATTCGGCGTCGCACCGGAGCAGATCATCGATTATCTGGCGCTGATGGGCGATTCGTCCGACAACATTCCAGGCGTTCCGGGCATTGGCCCGAAGACCGCTTCCGGCCTGTTGGTCGGGGTCAACGGCGGCCTCACCAAGCTGTACGCCAACCTCGACATCGTCCCGACCTTGCCGATTCGCGGCGCGAAAACCCTGCCGGCCAAGCTTGAAGAGCACAAGGAGATGGCGTTCCTCTCCTATCAACTGGCGACCATCAAGGTCGACGTGCCACTGGACATAGAACTCGATGATTTGCAGATGGGCGCAGAAGACCCGGCCAAGCTCTACGAGTTGTACTCCCTGCTGGAATTCAAAAGCTGGATCAACGATCTGGATCGCGACGCCAAGCGGCTGGAACTGAGCGCGGCCAGCGAGCCTGCACCGGCCGGCGATCTGTTCAGCGCGCCAGCGGAAGAAGCGCCTGCCGCTCCCGCTGAAGCTGCGTACGAAACCATCCTCGATCAGGCGCGCTTCGACGTCTGGCTGGAAAAACTCAACAACGCCAAGCTGTTCGCCTTTGACACCGAAACCACCGGCATCGACGCGCAGCAGGCGCAACTGGTCGGCCTGTCGTTCGCGGTGCAGGCCAACGAAGCCGCGTACATCCCGCTGACCCACTCCTACATCGGCGTGCCGGAGCAGCTGGATCGCGACACCGTGCTGCGCGCGCTCAAGCCGATCCTCGAAGACCCGAGCAAGCTCAAGGTCGGCCAGCACGCCAAGTTCGACATGAATATCCTGGCCAACTGCGCCATCGGCGGCGATCAGAGCCAAGGCATCAACGTGCGCGGCATTGCCTTCGACACGATGCTTGAGTCCTACGTGCTCAACTCCACCGCCACCCGCCACGACATGGACAGCCTCGCGCAGAAGTATCTGGATCACACCACCGTGAGCTTCCAGGACATAGCCGGCAAAGGCGCCAAACAGCTGACCTTCGACCAGATCGCCCTGGAACAGGCCGGGCCGTACGCTGCCGAAGACGCCGACATCACCCTGCGTCTGCACCAGACCTTGTTCGAAAAACTCAGCGCCATCCCGAGTCTGGCCAGCGTGCTGACCGACATCGAGATTCCGCTGGTGCCCGTGTTGGCGCGCATCGAACGCCAAGGCGCGTTTGTCGACGCTGAGTTGCTCGGCATCCAGAGCATCGAACTGGGCAACAAAATGGTGGCGCTGGAGCGCGAAGCGTTCGAGATCGCCGGGGAAGAATTCAACCTTGGCTCGCCGAAGCAACTGGGTGTGATTCTCTACGAGAAACTCGGTCTTCCGGTGCTGAAGAAGACTGCCAAGGGTCAGCCGTCCACCGCCGAAGAAGTGTTGGCGAAACTTGCTGAAGACGATCACCGCTTGCCGAAGGTGCTGATGGAGCACCGCTCGATGAGCAAGCTGAAAAGCACTTACACCGATCGCCTGCCAGAGCAGATCAACCCGCGTACCGGCCGTATCCACACCTCGTATCATCAGGCTGTGGCGTCGACCGGGCGTTTGTCCTCCAGCGACCCGAACCTGCAGAACATCCCGGTACGCACCGCTGAAGGCCGCCGTATCCGCCAGGCATTCGTCGCGCCAAAAGGCTACAAACTGCTGGCGGCGGACTATTCGCAGATCGAACTGCGGATCATGGCGCACCTGTCCAAGGACGAAGGTCTGATGAACGCCTTCCGCAACAATCTGGACGTGCACACCGCCACCGCTGCCGAAGTGTTCAAGGTCGAACTCAATGAAGTGACCTCCGACCAGCGCCGTGGCGCCAAGGCGATCAACTTCGGTCTGATCTACGGCATGGGCGCGCAGAAGCTCGGCAAGGATATCGGCGTCGACACCAAGACTGCCAAGGCTTACATCGATACTTACTTCGCCCGTTATCCGGGGGTGCGCGAGTACATGGATCGCACCCGCGCGCAGGCGGCGGATCAGGGTTATGTCGAGACGTTCTTCGGTCGTCGTCTGTATCTGCCTGAAATCAACTCGAACAAGCCGCAGGAGCGCGCGGCCGCCGAACGCACGGCGATCAACGCGCCGATGCAGGGCACGGCTGCCGACATCATCAAGAAAGCCATGGTCGCGGTAGATAACTGGCTGGCGACGTCCGGCCTGGACGCCAAAGTCATCCTGCAGGTACACGATGAATTGGTGCTGGAGGTTCGCGAGGATCTGGTCGAGCAGGTCAGCGCCGAGATTCGCCTGCACATGAGCGAAGCGGCGAAACTGGACGTGCCGCTGCTGGTCGAAGTGGGTGTCGGCAACAATTGGGATGAGGCTCACTGA